One genomic segment of Streptomyces niveus includes these proteins:
- a CDS encoding ABC transporter substrate-binding protein, whose product MPNALHSPLSRRGVLAAGGAVGLGVALAACGNGDDKSTEAGGDTKSGPWSFKDDRGETAEAGSVPKNIVAFTGTAAALHDYGIEVKGVFGPTTTKGGEPDIQAGDLDVTKVEILGNVWGEFNVEKYAALAPDLLVTAQWVEGELWYVPEQSKDKILKLAPSVALLAAETTVPKAIQRHADLAESLGADLKAKKVTDAKARFEKAAGRLRAAAKSKPDIKVMIGSASQDLFYVSLAKMSADTLYLQELGVKFVEAKVNAQGFFEELSWENVDKYPADIIMMDNRSSALQPEALTSKPTWARLPAVKAGQVIPRVTEPIYSYDKCAPILEDLADAIEKARKVA is encoded by the coding sequence ATGCCCAACGCCCTCCATTCGCCCCTCAGCCGTCGCGGCGTGCTCGCCGCCGGCGGCGCCGTCGGTCTCGGCGTCGCGCTCGCCGCCTGCGGGAACGGTGACGACAAGAGCACGGAGGCGGGCGGCGACACGAAGTCGGGTCCCTGGTCCTTCAAGGACGACCGCGGTGAGACGGCCGAGGCCGGCAGCGTCCCCAAGAACATCGTCGCCTTCACCGGCACCGCCGCCGCGCTCCACGACTACGGGATCGAGGTGAAGGGCGTCTTCGGGCCGACCACCACCAAGGGCGGCGAGCCGGACATCCAGGCGGGCGACCTCGATGTCACGAAGGTCGAGATACTCGGCAACGTCTGGGGCGAGTTCAACGTCGAGAAGTACGCGGCGCTCGCCCCTGACCTGCTCGTCACCGCCCAGTGGGTCGAGGGTGAACTCTGGTACGTCCCCGAGCAGTCCAAGGACAAAATCCTCAAGCTCGCCCCGAGCGTGGCACTCCTGGCGGCGGAGACCACCGTCCCCAAGGCGATCCAGCGCCACGCGGACCTCGCCGAGTCGCTGGGCGCGGATCTGAAGGCCAAGAAGGTGACCGACGCCAAGGCCAGGTTCGAGAAGGCCGCGGGCCGGCTGCGGGCGGCCGCGAAGTCCAAGCCGGACATCAAGGTGATGATCGGCTCGGCCAGCCAGGACCTGTTCTACGTCTCCCTCGCCAAGATGTCCGCCGACACCCTCTACCTCCAGGAGCTGGGGGTGAAGTTCGTCGAGGCGAAGGTGAACGCGCAGGGCTTCTTCGAGGAGTTGAGCTGGGAGAACGTCGACAAGTACCCGGCCGACATCATCATGATGGACAACCGCTCCTCCGCTCTCCAGCCCGAGGCCCTGACGTCGAAGCCGACCTGGGCGCGGCTGCCCGCGGTCAAGGCCGGCCAGGTGATCCCCCGCGTGACCGAGCCGATCTACTCGTACGACAAGTGCGCGCCGATCCTGGAAGACCTCGCCGACGCGATCGAGAAGGCCCGGAAGGTCGCCTGA
- a CDS encoding VOC family protein encodes MSIRRVVPNVRVQPEGLARNREFYGLLGFEEVMNQGWIMTLAAPSAPTAQVSFLTEDATGPVVPDMSVEVDDVDAAYAAVRASGAEIVHTLRDEEWGVRRFFVRDPAGRVVNVLGHR; translated from the coding sequence ATGTCGATCCGCCGCGTCGTGCCCAACGTCCGGGTGCAGCCCGAAGGGCTCGCCCGGAACCGGGAGTTCTACGGTCTGCTCGGCTTCGAGGAGGTCATGAACCAGGGCTGGATCATGACCCTCGCCGCACCGTCCGCCCCCACCGCCCAGGTGAGCTTCCTGACGGAGGACGCGACGGGGCCGGTCGTCCCCGACATGAGCGTCGAGGTGGACGACGTGGACGCGGCGTACGCCGCCGTACGGGCGAGCGGCGCGGAGATCGTCCACACGCTGCGCGACGAGGAGTGGGGTGTGCGCCGCTTCTTCGTAAGGGACCCGGCCGGGCGGGTCGTGAACGTGCTGGGGCACCGCTGA
- a CDS encoding acyl-CoA dehydrogenase family protein, which translates to MSLDHRLSPEHEELRRTVEAFAQDVVAPKIGDFYERHEFPYEIVREMGRMGLFGLPFPEEYGGMGGDYMALGIALEELARVDSSVAITLEAGVSLGAMPLHLFGTEEQKREWLPRLCSGEVLGAFGLTEPEAGSDAGGTRTTAVRDGDEWVINGSKCFITNSGTDITGLVTVTAVTGRKEDGRPEISSIIVPSGTPGFTVAAPYSKVGWNASDTRELSFSDVRVPLTNLVGEEGRGYAQFLRILDEGRIAISALATGLAQGCVDESVKYAKERHAFGRPIGANQAIQFKIADMEMRAHMARLGWRDAASRLVHGEPFKKEAALAKLYSSTVAVDNAREATQIHGGYGFMNEYPVARMWRDSKILEIGEGTSEVQRMLIARELGL; encoded by the coding sequence ATGTCTCTGGACCACCGGCTCTCACCCGAGCACGAGGAACTGCGCCGTACCGTCGAGGCGTTCGCGCAGGACGTCGTCGCGCCCAAGATCGGCGACTTCTACGAGCGGCACGAGTTCCCTTACGAGATCGTGCGCGAGATGGGCCGGATGGGCCTGTTCGGCCTGCCCTTCCCGGAGGAGTACGGCGGCATGGGCGGCGACTACATGGCGCTCGGCATCGCCCTGGAGGAGCTGGCCCGCGTCGACTCCTCGGTGGCCATCACCCTCGAAGCGGGCGTCTCCCTCGGCGCGATGCCGCTGCACCTCTTCGGTACGGAGGAGCAGAAGCGGGAGTGGCTGCCGCGCCTGTGCTCGGGCGAGGTCCTCGGCGCCTTCGGTCTGACCGAGCCCGAGGCCGGCTCGGACGCGGGCGGCACGCGCACCACGGCCGTCCGGGACGGCGACGAGTGGGTCATCAACGGCTCGAAGTGCTTCATCACCAACTCGGGCACGGACATCACCGGACTGGTCACGGTCACGGCCGTCACCGGCCGCAAGGAGGACGGCAGGCCGGAGATCTCCTCGATCATCGTCCCGTCCGGCACCCCCGGCTTCACGGTCGCGGCCCCGTACTCGAAGGTCGGCTGGAACGCGTCGGACACCCGCGAACTGTCCTTCTCCGACGTCCGGGTGCCGCTGACGAACCTGGTCGGCGAGGAGGGCCGCGGGTACGCGCAGTTCCTCCGCATCCTGGACGAGGGCCGCATCGCGATCTCCGCACTGGCCACGGGCCTGGCGCAGGGCTGTGTGGACGAGTCGGTGAAGTACGCGAAGGAGCGCCACGCCTTCGGCCGCCCGATCGGCGCGAACCAGGCCATCCAGTTCAAGATCGCCGACATGGAGATGCGGGCCCATATGGCCCGCCTCGGCTGGCGCGACGCGGCCTCCCGGCTGGTCCACGGCGAGCCTTTCAAGAAGGAGGCCGCGCTGGCGAAGCTCTACTCCTCGACGGTGGCGGTCGACAACGCCCGCGAGGCCACCCAGATCCACGGCGGCTACGGCTTCATGAACGAGTACCCGGTGGCCAGGATGTGGCGCGACTCCAAGATCCTGGAGATCGGCGAGGGCACGAGCGAGGTCCAGCGGATGCTGATCGCGCGGGAGCTGGGGCTGTAG
- a CDS encoding siderophore-interacting protein, translated as MTTATPAHTAPFRFFALRVLRTRRLGPSLVRVTFGGDTRSATGGDGLTGFAAGGRDQSLSLFLPLPGQPAPVVPVEEGDGWWAAWRALPEDVRAVMRSYTVREQRHNPDELDIDFALHPDGGPACRWADDATPGDRVLVLGPAVADNTAVRFRPPAGTDSVLIWADETSLPAAAAILEWLPAGTKTRVWLDVPYGADRMELPTAADTTVHWLAHDEDAPSALDAVRAAELPGASPYAWLAGEAGTVKELRRHLVRERGLDRRNVTFVGYWRRGLSEEQLREEAGKGA; from the coding sequence ATGACGACCGCGACGCCCGCACACACGGCTCCGTTCCGGTTCTTCGCCCTTCGGGTACTGCGGACACGGCGGCTCGGGCCGTCGCTCGTCCGCGTCACCTTCGGCGGCGACACGCGATCCGCGACGGGCGGCGACGGCCTCACCGGCTTCGCCGCGGGCGGGCGCGACCAGAGCCTGTCGCTCTTCCTGCCCCTGCCGGGACAGCCGGCGCCCGTCGTCCCCGTCGAGGAAGGGGACGGCTGGTGGGCGGCCTGGCGGGCGCTGCCCGAGGACGTGCGGGCGGTGATGCGCTCGTACACGGTGCGCGAACAGCGCCACAACCCGGACGAGTTGGACATCGACTTCGCCCTGCACCCCGACGGCGGACCGGCCTGCCGCTGGGCGGACGACGCGACGCCCGGCGACCGCGTGCTCGTCCTCGGGCCGGCGGTCGCGGACAACACGGCAGTCCGCTTCCGGCCCCCGGCCGGGACGGACTCCGTACTGATCTGGGCCGACGAGACGTCGCTGCCCGCGGCCGCCGCCATCCTGGAGTGGCTGCCCGCCGGGACGAAGACGCGGGTCTGGCTCGACGTGCCGTACGGCGCCGACCGCATGGAACTGCCGACGGCTGCGGACACGACCGTCCACTGGCTGGCGCACGACGAGGACGCGCCCTCGGCCCTGGACGCGGTACGCGCCGCCGAACTGCCCGGCGCCTCGCCGTACGCGTGGCTCGCGGGCGAGGCGGGGACGGTGAAGGAACTGCGCCGCCATCTCGTACGGGAGCGCGGGCTGGACCGCCGGAACGTCACGTTCGTCGGCTACTGGCGGCGGGGGCTGAGCGAGGAGCAGTTGCGGGAGGAAGCCGGGAAGGGCGCGTAG
- a CDS encoding lysophospholipid acyltransferase family protein, with protein sequence MLSRTAAALVPFFGRLTVTLDGAAELAPGSIVAANHTSLSDPAIVLAALHRLGVEPVVMAAAGLWRVPVLGRALAHDGHIPVRRADPRAAACLEDAAAALARGRLVVIYGEGGIPDFESGTETAPHPFRSGLARLAAATGAPVVPLGQTGARRIMSGSGPGQFTSLASAPLRRPELRVHIGAPVRLTGDLPAATAQAHAAVTAAWRAAGGRAVTPPAQVQTPVPASTPAPAVEAAA encoded by the coding sequence ATGCTCAGCCGCACAGCCGCCGCACTGGTGCCGTTCTTCGGCCGCCTCACGGTCACGCTGGACGGGGCCGCCGAGCTGGCGCCCGGGAGCATCGTCGCCGCGAACCACACCTCGCTCAGCGACCCGGCGATCGTGCTCGCCGCGCTGCACCGGCTGGGCGTGGAACCGGTGGTGATGGCGGCCGCCGGGCTGTGGCGCGTTCCGGTGCTGGGGCGCGCGCTCGCCCATGACGGGCACATTCCCGTCCGCCGCGCCGACCCCCGAGCCGCCGCCTGCCTGGAAGACGCCGCCGCCGCGCTCGCGCGTGGCCGGCTCGTCGTCATCTACGGCGAGGGCGGCATACCGGACTTCGAGAGCGGCACCGAGACGGCTCCCCACCCGTTCCGCAGCGGCCTCGCCCGCCTCGCCGCCGCCACCGGCGCACCGGTCGTGCCTCTCGGGCAGACCGGAGCCCGGCGCATCATGTCGGGCAGCGGTCCGGGGCAGTTCACGAGCCTGGCGAGCGCGCCGCTGCGCCGCCCGGAGCTTCGCGTGCACATCGGCGCCCCGGTGCGGCTGACGGGCGATCTGCCGGCCGCGACGGCTCAGGCCCACGCCGCGGTCACCGCCGCGTGGCGGGCGGCGGGCGGCCGCGCCGTGACGCCCCCGGCCCAGGTTCAGACCCCGGTTCCTGCCTCGACCCCGGCTCCGGCGGTGGAAGCGGCTGCCTGA
- a CDS encoding hydroxymethylglutaryl-CoA lyase, whose protein sequence is MTLPMTVMDEGLPTRIRIHEVGARDGLQNESTIVPTEIKAEFIHRLAAAGLTTIEATSFVHPDWVPQLADAERLFPMVRDLESVRLPVLVPNDRGLDRALALGVRQVAVFASATESFAKANLNRTLDESLAMFEPVVARARDERLHVRGYLSMCFGDPWEGPVPVGQVARLVRTLVDMGCDEVSLGDTIGVATPGHVQSLLATLIEEGVHLSKVGVHFHDTYGQALANTFAALQHGVTTVDASAGGLGGCPYAKSATGNLATEDLLWMLQGLGIDTGVDLGLLTATSVWMAEQLGRPSPSRTVSALSHKES, encoded by the coding sequence ATGACGCTCCCCATGACCGTCATGGACGAGGGTCTGCCGACCCGGATCCGGATCCACGAGGTGGGCGCGCGCGACGGCCTCCAGAACGAGTCGACGATCGTCCCGACCGAGATCAAGGCGGAGTTCATCCACCGCCTCGCCGCCGCCGGGCTCACCACCATCGAGGCGACCAGCTTCGTCCACCCCGACTGGGTGCCCCAACTGGCCGACGCCGAGCGGCTGTTCCCGATGGTGCGCGACCTGGAGAGCGTACGGCTGCCCGTCCTCGTCCCGAACGACCGCGGTCTCGACCGGGCGCTGGCCCTCGGCGTGCGTCAGGTGGCCGTCTTCGCCAGCGCGACCGAGTCGTTCGCCAAGGCCAATCTGAACCGCACGCTGGACGAATCACTCGCCATGTTCGAGCCGGTCGTCGCCCGAGCCCGTGACGAACGGCTCCATGTCCGGGGCTATCTGTCGATGTGCTTCGGCGACCCGTGGGAAGGCCCCGTCCCCGTCGGCCAGGTCGCCCGGCTCGTCAGGACCCTCGTCGACATGGGCTGCGACGAGGTGAGCCTCGGCGACACGATCGGCGTGGCCACCCCCGGCCATGTGCAGAGCCTGCTCGCCACGCTCATCGAGGAAGGCGTGCACCTGTCTAAGGTCGGTGTGCACTTCCACGACACGTACGGCCAGGCGCTCGCCAACACCTTCGCCGCGCTCCAGCACGGAGTGACCACCGTGGACGCGTCGGCGGGCGGCCTCGGCGGCTGCCCCTACGCGAAGAGCGCCACCGGGAATCTCGCCACCGAAGACCTCCTGTGGATGTTGCAGGGCCTCGGTATCGACACCGGGGTCGATCTCGGCCTCCTCACCGCCACCAGCGTGTGGATGGCCGAACAGCTGGGGCGACCCAGCCCCTCCCGCACCGTCAGCGCCCTCTCCCACAAGGAGTCCTAG